Proteins from a single region of Abyssalbus ytuae:
- a CDS encoding GIY-YIG nuclease family protein, whose protein sequence is MLECSDKSFYIGITSDIEKRLYQHNAGSN, encoded by the coding sequence ATGCTTGAATGCAGTGATAAGTCATTTTATATAGGAATTACCTCTGATATTGAAAAAAGGCTATATCAACACAATGCAGGGAGCAATTAA
- the cysN gene encoding sulfate adenylyltransferase subunit CysN → MQIGNNQLLRFTTAGSVDDGKSTLIGRLLYDSKSIFEDQLEAIENTSKKKGHEGVDLALFTDGLRDEREQGITIDVAYRYFTTPKRKFIIADTPGHIQYTRNMVTGASTANAAIILIDARHGVIEQTKRHSFIASLLQIPHIIVCINKMDLVEFSEEVYNNIISQYEEFSSKLLVKDIRFIPISALLGDNVVNRSENMGWYQGAPLLHTLETMHIASDINKVDARFPVQTVLRPQNDQHRDYRGYAGRVASGIFRKGDEVSVLPSGFTSKIKSIDTYNGELEEAFAPMSVSIQLEDDIDISRGDMIVRTKNVPEVNQDIEVMLCWLHNNPARPRAKYTIRHTSNEQKAMIREVVYKIDINTLSRKNDDIEIGMNDICKVKIRTTKPLMYDSYRENRTTGSIILIDDTTNETVAAGMIV, encoded by the coding sequence ATGCAAATAGGAAATAACCAATTATTAAGATTTACAACCGCAGGAAGTGTAGACGACGGTAAAAGCACATTAATTGGCCGATTATTATACGATTCAAAATCAATTTTTGAAGACCAGCTTGAAGCCATAGAAAATACAAGCAAAAAGAAGGGACATGAAGGTGTTGATTTAGCTTTATTTACCGATGGGCTCCGTGACGAAAGAGAGCAGGGAATAACAATAGATGTAGCTTACAGATATTTTACTACGCCAAAACGAAAGTTTATAATTGCCGATACTCCCGGGCATATTCAGTACACCCGGAATATGGTAACCGGAGCATCCACTGCAAATGCAGCAATTATTCTGATTGATGCACGCCACGGAGTTATTGAGCAAACCAAAAGGCATTCTTTTATAGCATCACTTCTTCAGATTCCTCACATTATAGTGTGTATCAACAAAATGGACCTGGTGGAGTTTTCGGAAGAAGTTTATAATAACATCATTTCCCAATATGAAGAATTCTCATCCAAACTACTGGTAAAAGATATAAGGTTCATTCCTATAAGCGCACTTTTAGGAGACAATGTGGTAAACAGGTCTGAGAACATGGGTTGGTACCAGGGAGCTCCTTTGTTGCATACTCTCGAAACAATGCATATTGCCAGTGACATTAATAAAGTTGATGCCCGTTTTCCCGTACAGACGGTGCTAAGGCCCCAGAACGACCAACATAGGGATTACAGGGGCTATGCCGGAAGAGTGGCCAGCGGAATTTTCAGAAAAGGTGATGAAGTAAGTGTCCTCCCTTCAGGATTTACTTCTAAAATAAAATCTATTGATACCTACAACGGAGAACTGGAAGAAGCCTTCGCTCCTATGTCAGTTTCAATTCAGTTAGAAGATGATATTGACATTAGCAGGGGAGATATGATTGTAAGAACCAAAAATGTACCCGAAGTAAACCAGGATATAGAAGTTATGCTTTGCTGGCTTCATAATAACCCTGCAAGGCCAAGAGCCAAATACACAATTCGTCATACTTCCAATGAACAAAAAGCAATGATAAGAGAAGTGGTTTATAAAATTGATATTAATACACTTTCCAGGAAAAACGATGATATTGAAATAGGAATGAACGATATATGTAAAGTTAAAATAAGAACAACCAAACCATTAATGTACGATTCCTACCGGGAAAACCGGACTACAGGAAGTATCATTTTAATTGATGATACTACTAATGAAACAGTGGCAGCCGGAATGATTGTGTAA
- a CDS encoding DUF6909 family protein, protein MNKVKGRTRAQESTGAIERMYITMRHLFNRGFYKPMGVSGETLRESLLQLRPEIYGSVAEEKIELNGLTYILDRLPQGIEECRYINLTSDEGYNLSHFSPIIPPKRRRNCYRIDEEQMNIEITRGRSDIYDILTHLTFLFIESHKIFKKIYIEDSGTTIRDWKKLEEAVKKKKLTQSEREIALSHVSNIIGRTFDEVLDAHKIFATKEKPEQFLNIIYWMGKLSLDEEISGEKRTITFSPVLRERLGHHIHGEIWANNIKKTLKKNHLLGRPIHIISANMHSVMNYLYAPLIFKKEFDNAKSEYEVFEKLSQPENASLTKKIKDYAEKNGMISIKDTSGTNIDVQIFDTSRLKYNNSSNLEEEKKPVLFVMDYAFGEQAYETIDEFLKPYKETRSNVQFLNVVSVSVMGKAGILEGGKGDLMIPTAHIFEGTADNYPFKNEFSKKDFEGNGLKVFEGSMVTVLGTSLQNRDILKFFHESTWNVVGIEMEGAHYQKAVQSASKIRKSISQDVKVRYAYYASDNPLETGSTLASGSLGITGVKPTYLITKKILEQIFNS, encoded by the coding sequence ATGAATAAAGTAAAAGGAAGAACAAGGGCTCAGGAGTCAACAGGAGCAATTGAACGGATGTATATTACAATGAGGCATTTGTTCAACAGGGGTTTTTATAAACCTATGGGTGTTTCGGGAGAAACACTAAGGGAATCATTACTTCAATTACGTCCTGAAATTTACGGTTCTGTGGCGGAAGAGAAAATTGAATTAAACGGCTTAACTTACATATTGGACAGGCTTCCGCAGGGTATTGAAGAATGCCGCTACATTAACCTTACCTCGGACGAAGGTTATAATTTATCCCATTTCAGCCCTATAATACCACCAAAACGAAGAAGGAATTGTTATCGCATTGATGAAGAACAAATGAATATTGAGATAACAAGAGGCCGGTCAGATATTTATGACATACTCACCCATTTAACTTTTTTGTTTATAGAATCTCATAAAATTTTTAAAAAAATATATATTGAAGATTCAGGTACTACCATACGCGACTGGAAAAAGCTGGAAGAAGCTGTGAAAAAAAAGAAACTGACCCAAAGCGAAAGGGAAATAGCCCTCAGTCATGTTTCAAATATTATTGGTCGTACTTTTGACGAAGTTTTAGACGCACATAAAATTTTTGCTACTAAAGAAAAACCGGAACAGTTTTTAAACATAATTTATTGGATGGGCAAGCTTTCTTTAGATGAAGAAATTTCAGGAGAAAAGCGCACAATAACTTTCAGTCCGGTTTTACGGGAACGTTTAGGACATCATATTCATGGAGAAATCTGGGCAAATAATATTAAAAAAACATTAAAAAAGAACCACCTTTTGGGCCGCCCCATACATATCATAAGTGCTAATATGCACAGCGTCATGAATTACCTGTATGCTCCGCTGATCTTTAAAAAAGAATTTGACAATGCAAAAAGTGAGTATGAAGTTTTTGAAAAACTGAGTCAGCCCGAAAATGCTTCGCTTACTAAAAAAATAAAAGACTATGCCGAGAAAAACGGGATGATTAGTATAAAAGATACTTCCGGCACTAACATAGACGTACAAATATTTGACACTTCCCGACTAAAATATAATAACTCTTCAAATTTGGAAGAAGAAAAAAAACCTGTTTTATTTGTAATGGATTACGCTTTTGGCGAACAGGCTTATGAAACTATAGATGAATTTTTAAAACCATACAAAGAAACCAGGTCCAACGTACAATTTTTAAATGTGGTATCAGTTTCTGTAATGGGGAAGGCAGGTATTCTTGAAGGAGGTAAAGGAGATTTAATGATCCCTACGGCACATATTTTTGAAGGTACCGCAGATAATTATCCTTTTAAGAATGAGTTTTCTAAAAAAGATTTTGAAGGAAACGGATTGAAAGTTTTTGAAGGATCTATGGTAACGGTATTAGGAACCTCTTTACAAAACAGGGATATTCTTAAATTTTTTCATGAAAGCACCTGGAATGTCGTGGGAATAGAAATGGAAGGAGCCCATTACCAAAAAGCAGTCCAGTCGGCCTCAAAAATAAGGAAAAGCATCTCCCAGGATGTAAAAGTGAGATATGCTTATTATGCTTCCGACAATCCCCTGGAAACCGGAAGCACACTGGCATCCGGAAGTTTAGGAATCACAGGGGTAAAACCCACCTATTTAATAACAAAAAAAATATTAGAACAAATATTCAACTCTTAA
- the rfbB gene encoding dTDP-glucose 4,6-dehydratase, with protein sequence MNILITGGAGFIGSHVVRLFVNKYPHYNIYNLDLLTYAGNLENLKDIEERENYTFIKEDINDSIRINSLFEKYKFDAVIHLAAESHVDRSITDPLAFVRTNIMGTVNLLNAFKEVWKDDFKGKKFYHISTDEVYGTLGTTGFFTETTPYDPNSPYSASKASSDHFVRAYGETYGLPYVITNCSNNYGPYQFPEKLIPLFINNIIKNKPLPLYGDGKYTRDWLYVIDHAIAIDLVFHKGEIKETYNIGGFNEWQNIDLVKVLCKLTDEKLNRPEGSSEQLITYVKDRPGHDKRYAIDASKINEKLGWKPSVTFEEGLSKTIDWYLDNQQWLDHVTSGQYQKYYEEMYKNRELK encoded by the coding sequence ATGAATATATTAATTACCGGTGGGGCAGGATTTATAGGATCGCATGTGGTCCGGTTATTTGTTAATAAATACCCGCACTACAATATTTATAACCTGGATTTATTGACTTATGCCGGAAACCTCGAAAATTTGAAAGATATTGAGGAGAGGGAAAATTACACCTTTATAAAAGAAGATATTAATGATAGCATCAGAATAAATAGTTTATTTGAAAAATATAAATTTGATGCAGTGATTCACCTGGCGGCAGAATCACATGTAGACAGATCGATTACTGATCCTTTGGCATTTGTCAGAACAAATATAATGGGGACTGTGAATCTCTTAAACGCTTTTAAAGAAGTATGGAAAGATGATTTTAAAGGAAAAAAGTTTTATCATATAAGTACTGATGAAGTTTATGGTACCTTGGGAACCACAGGTTTTTTTACGGAAACCACCCCGTATGACCCCAACTCACCCTATTCTGCTTCTAAAGCCAGTTCGGATCATTTTGTCAGAGCTTATGGAGAGACCTATGGATTGCCATACGTTATCACAAATTGTTCTAATAATTATGGCCCTTATCAGTTTCCTGAAAAATTAATCCCACTTTTTATCAATAATATTATTAAAAACAAACCTTTACCTCTATACGGTGACGGAAAATATACCCGGGATTGGTTATATGTTATAGACCATGCAATAGCCATAGACCTGGTATTTCATAAAGGAGAAATTAAAGAAACTTATAATATAGGAGGATTTAATGAATGGCAGAATATTGATTTGGTTAAGGTGCTGTGCAAATTAACGGATGAAAAACTGAACAGGCCGGAAGGCTCCTCAGAACAATTAATTACTTATGTAAAAGACAGGCCGGGGCATGATAAAAGATATGCCATAGACGCCTCAAAAATAAATGAAAAATTAGGCTGGAAACCTTCAGTCACTTTTGAAGAAGGTTTATCAAAGACCATTGACTGGTATTTAGATAATCAGCAATGGCTGGATCATGTTACTTCGGGCCAGTATCAGAAGTATTATGAAGAAATGTATAAAAACCGTGAATTAAAATGA
- the rfbA gene encoding glucose-1-phosphate thymidylyltransferase RfbA encodes MKGIVLAGGSGTRLHPLTLAVSKQLMPIYDKPMIYYPISTLIWSGIKDILIISTPHDLPLFKKLLGDGKKYGCNFQYEVQEAPNGLAEAFIIGEEFIGVDKVALILGDNIFYGTGLSRLLQANNNPEGGIIYAYRVHDPERYGVVEFDRDGKVISIEEKPKQPKSNYAVPGIYFYDNSVVEVAKNIKPSDRGELEITDVNRVYLEKGELNVSILDRGTAWLDTGTFQSLMQAAQFVEVIEERQGLKIGSIEGASYEMGFIDESQFRKLAKPLMKSGYGKNLLGLLNKKK; translated from the coding sequence ATGAAAGGAATAGTACTTGCCGGTGGTTCCGGAACAAGATTACACCCTTTAACGTTGGCCGTAAGTAAGCAGTTAATGCCTATTTATGATAAGCCCATGATTTATTATCCGATCTCGACGCTTATTTGGTCGGGAATAAAAGATATCCTAATCATATCAACGCCTCACGATTTGCCATTGTTTAAAAAGCTTTTAGGAGACGGAAAAAAATATGGCTGCAATTTTCAATATGAAGTACAGGAGGCACCAAATGGATTAGCGGAGGCATTTATTATAGGAGAAGAGTTTATAGGAGTAGATAAGGTAGCACTTATATTGGGAGACAACATATTTTATGGAACTGGGTTATCCAGATTACTTCAGGCAAATAACAATCCTGAAGGAGGTATAATTTATGCCTACAGAGTTCATGATCCCGAACGTTATGGTGTGGTTGAGTTTGATAGGGACGGAAAAGTCATATCAATTGAAGAAAAGCCAAAACAGCCGAAGTCTAATTATGCGGTTCCAGGGATTTATTTTTACGATAATTCAGTAGTTGAGGTTGCAAAAAATATAAAACCTAGTGATCGTGGAGAATTGGAAATAACTGATGTGAATCGGGTGTATCTGGAAAAGGGAGAGCTGAATGTGAGTATTCTCGATAGGGGAACTGCCTGGCTGGATACTGGAACATTTCAATCATTGATGCAGGCAGCTCAATTTGTGGAAGTCATAGAAGAAAGACAAGGTCTTAAAATCGGTTCTATAGAAGGTGCCTCTTATGAAATGGGATTTATTGATGAAAGCCAATTTCGAAAACTCGCAAAACCTCTGATGAAGAGTGGTTATGGAAAAAATTTGTTGGGTTTATTGAATAAAAAGAAATGA
- the rfbC gene encoding dTDP-4-dehydrorhamnose 3,5-epimerase, with translation MKVTETNLKGCVIIEPEVFEDERGYFFESFNVSKFEKLISQSVNFVQDNQSFSKKGVLRGIHYQIGEHAQAKLVRVVQGKVIDVAVDLIKGSTTFGQYIAVELSAENKKQLFIPRGFGHGFVVLSDTAEFFYKCDNYYHKESEGGVIYNDPQINIDWGLSDNKISVSEKDASLPKLKDARL, from the coding sequence ATGAAAGTAACAGAAACTAACCTTAAGGGGTGTGTCATTATCGAACCTGAAGTATTTGAAGATGAAAGAGGATACTTTTTTGAAAGTTTTAATGTCTCTAAATTTGAAAAATTAATTAGCCAAAGTGTAAATTTTGTTCAGGATAATCAATCTTTTTCCAAAAAAGGAGTGTTGAGAGGAATACATTATCAAATTGGAGAGCATGCTCAGGCAAAATTAGTGAGGGTTGTTCAAGGAAAGGTCATTGATGTAGCTGTAGATCTTATCAAAGGATCAACTACCTTCGGTCAGTATATAGCAGTTGAATTATCTGCTGAAAATAAAAAACAACTTTTTATTCCACGTGGCTTTGGGCACGGTTTTGTTGTTTTATCAGATACCGCAGAATTTTTTTATAAGTGCGACAATTACTACCATAAAGAATCAGAAGGGGGTGTGATTTATAACGATCCTCAAATAAATATTGATTGGGGCTTAAGTGATAACAAGATTTCGGTATCTGAAAAAGATGCATCCTTACCTAAGTTAAAAGACGCAAGATTATGA
- the rfbD gene encoding dTDP-4-dehydrorhamnose reductase translates to MTKVLVTGAGGQLGKTIEKLTQDYANINFFFTSSSDLDITKASVIEKYFKEYNPDYCINCAAYTNVEQAEKEPEKAFSVNAEGVRDLSLVCKEYNTLLIHISTDYVFDGKKARPYTTEDTPNPINEYGKSKLVGEKYIQQILKKYFIIRTSWLYSKEFGKNFYKTILEKAKTEKEMYITTQQTGCPTDAENLAVYMISIIENNTEKYGLHHFCDGEAMTWYDFAKKIILENKLTEQVKIVEAKNYRTFARRPEYSVLRN, encoded by the coding sequence ATGACAAAAGTTTTAGTTACTGGGGCAGGTGGCCAATTAGGCAAAACAATAGAAAAATTAACCCAGGATTATGCAAATATTAATTTTTTCTTTACCTCGTCTTCAGATTTAGATATTACGAAGGCTAGTGTGATAGAAAAATATTTTAAAGAATACAATCCTGATTATTGTATAAACTGTGCCGCTTATACCAATGTAGAACAAGCCGAAAAGGAGCCTGAAAAAGCATTTTCAGTAAATGCTGAAGGAGTCAGGGATTTGAGTCTTGTTTGTAAAGAATACAATACGCTTTTAATTCATATATCAACTGATTATGTTTTTGACGGTAAAAAGGCTAGACCTTACACCACTGAGGATACTCCAAACCCTATCAATGAATATGGCAAATCTAAATTAGTCGGCGAGAAATATATTCAGCAAATTCTGAAAAAGTACTTTATTATCAGAACATCCTGGTTGTACAGTAAGGAGTTTGGAAAAAATTTTTATAAAACCATTTTGGAAAAGGCAAAAACTGAAAAGGAAATGTATATAACAACTCAACAAACCGGTTGTCCTACCGATGCGGAAAATTTAGCTGTTTATATGATTTCTATTATTGAAAATAACACCGAAAAATATGGCCTTCATCATTTTTGCGATGGAGAAGCCATGACGTGGTATGATTTTGCAAAAAAAATAATACTTGAAAACAAATTAACAGAGCAAGTTAAGATTGTAGAAGCTAAGAATTATCGTACTTTTGCACGAAGGCCTGAATATAGTGTATTAAGAAATTAA
- the pseB gene encoding UDP-N-acetylglucosamine 4,6-dehydratase (inverting): protein MKNLDLKGKSLLITGGTGSLGKALTKHILTKHPELRRLIIFSRDEQKQFQMAQEYPVDKYPKIRFFIGDVRDKERLIRAFKGVDYVIHAAAMKHVPIAEYNPEECIKTNIGGAENVVDACFETKVERVVALSTDKACAPINLYGATKLTSDKLFIAANNIKGDNPIRFSVVRYGNVMGSNGSVIPFFIKRKKSDKVLPITDPNMTRFNISLQGGVDMVMHALENAWGGELFVPKIPSYRILDVAEAIGPECEKPIVGIRPGEKVHEEMITPSDSFYTYDLGKYYAILPATHKWKLEDFIKEFNAKRVEEGFSYNSGTNDEWETVESLRNLIKLHVDSTFIA, encoded by the coding sequence ATGAAAAATCTAGATTTAAAAGGAAAATCCTTGTTGATAACAGGAGGAACGGGGTCATTAGGTAAAGCCTTAACAAAACATATTTTAACAAAACATCCGGAACTAAGAAGATTGATAATTTTTTCTAGGGATGAACAGAAACAATTTCAAATGGCCCAGGAATATCCTGTAGATAAATATCCTAAAATCCGTTTTTTTATTGGTGATGTAAGAGATAAAGAAAGACTTATCAGAGCATTTAAAGGTGTAGATTATGTTATACATGCCGCAGCTATGAAACATGTCCCTATAGCAGAATATAATCCTGAGGAATGTATAAAAACAAATATTGGAGGGGCTGAGAATGTCGTTGATGCATGTTTTGAAACGAAAGTTGAAAGGGTAGTTGCCTTATCCACAGATAAAGCTTGTGCACCAATAAATCTGTACGGTGCTACTAAATTAACTTCTGATAAATTGTTTATTGCCGCTAATAATATTAAAGGAGATAATCCTATCCGTTTTTCTGTGGTGAGATATGGAAATGTAATGGGCTCAAATGGTTCAGTTATACCTTTTTTTATTAAAAGAAAAAAATCGGATAAAGTGTTACCTATTACAGATCCTAATATGACTAGATTTAACATTTCATTACAAGGAGGTGTGGATATGGTAATGCATGCATTAGAAAATGCATGGGGAGGAGAGCTTTTTGTACCAAAAATACCATCTTATAGAATTTTAGATGTGGCTGAAGCCATTGGGCCGGAATGTGAAAAACCCATAGTAGGGATTAGACCGGGAGAGAAAGTTCATGAAGAGATGATTACCCCTTCAGATTCATTTTACACTTATGATTTAGGAAAATATTATGCTATTTTACCAGCTACGCACAAATGGAAACTGGAAGATTTTATTAAAGAATTTAATGCCAAACGAGTAGAAGAAGGATTTAGCTATAACTCAGGTACAAATGATGAATGGGAAACGGTTGAAAGTTTAAGAAATTTGATTAAATTACATGTAGATTCAACTTTTATAGCATAA
- the pseC gene encoding UDP-4-amino-4,6-dideoxy-N-acetyl-beta-L-altrosamine transaminase — MENNIIPYGRQNITDEDIKAVVETLTSDFLTQGPKVAEFEKAFANYIGSKYAVAVNNATAGLHISVLALGLKPGERAITTPITFAASANCIRYAGGEVWFADIDPDTYLLSLEKTQELIESKPKGFFKGIIPVDFAGLPVNLEDFRKLARKHDLWIIEDACHAPGGYFFDSMEKKQMCGNGTYSDVGVFSFHPVKHIACGEGGMVTTNSESIYKKLLLLRTHGITKENMSENHGGWYYEMKELGFNFRLTDIQSALGITQLAKNEKGVIRRNEIAENYKKAFKDKIKYQSLPEDSYNAHHLFVIEVDDKKGLYDYLRKHNIFSQIHYIPVHKLPYYIEIGYGTADLSNSEQYYSKCISLPMYPTLSDKEQQLVIQKVLEFYHG; from the coding sequence ATGGAAAATAACATAATTCCATATGGAAGACAAAATATCACAGATGAGGATATTAAAGCTGTAGTGGAGACATTAACTTCTGATTTTCTGACTCAAGGTCCAAAAGTTGCTGAATTTGAAAAAGCATTTGCAAATTATATAGGTTCCAAATACGCTGTAGCAGTAAATAATGCAACAGCCGGTCTTCATATCTCAGTATTAGCATTGGGATTAAAACCTGGAGAAAGAGCCATTACCACACCAATCACTTTTGCTGCATCGGCTAATTGTATTAGGTACGCTGGTGGAGAAGTTTGGTTTGCTGATATTGATCCTGACACCTATTTATTGTCGTTAGAAAAAACCCAAGAACTCATTGAAAGTAAACCTAAAGGTTTTTTTAAAGGAATTATACCTGTTGATTTTGCCGGTTTACCAGTAAACTTAGAGGATTTCAGGAAACTTGCTAGGAAACATGATTTATGGATAATTGAAGACGCTTGCCATGCACCTGGTGGGTATTTTTTCGATTCGATGGAAAAAAAACAAATGTGCGGTAACGGAACTTATAGTGATGTTGGAGTGTTTTCTTTTCATCCTGTAAAGCACATAGCATGTGGTGAAGGAGGGATGGTTACGACCAATTCAGAATCAATTTATAAAAAACTCTTGCTTTTAAGAACTCATGGGATTACAAAAGAGAATATGTCTGAAAATCATGGAGGGTGGTATTATGAAATGAAAGAATTAGGATTTAATTTCCGCTTAACTGATATTCAATCTGCATTGGGAATTACACAATTGGCTAAAAATGAAAAGGGAGTTATAAGGAGAAATGAGATAGCCGAAAATTATAAAAAAGCATTCAAAGATAAGATTAAATACCAGAGCCTACCGGAAGATAGTTATAATGCACATCATTTATTTGTTATTGAAGTAGATGACAAAAAAGGATTATATGATTATTTAAGAAAGCATAATATTTTCTCTCAAATACATTATATTCCTGTACATAAACTTCCTTATTATATAGAAATAGGTTACGGAACCGCAGATTTGAGTAATTCCGAACAGTATTATTCAAAATGTATCAGTCTGCCTATGTATCCAACATTATCAGATAAGGAACAACAACTTGTTATTCAAAAAGTTCTTGAGTTTTATCATGGCTGA
- the pseF gene encoding pseudaminic acid cytidylyltransferase, translated as MADLCIIPARGGSKRIPRKNIKNFLGKPIISYSIEAALKSNLFDEVMVSTDDDEIAIISKSFGAKVPFMRSYENANDFATTVDVLIEVINQYEEKGIIYENICCIYPTAPFVSDTILLKAKNLLESQDYDAVFPVLQYSFPIQRAMRINPNGEIKMIRPEYMAKRSQDLEATFHDAGQFYFLKVLELKRHNKLWTDNTSCIVIDELKAQDIDTETDWKLAELKYQLMQDDEKENSI; from the coding sequence ATGGCTGATTTGTGTATCATACCTGCAAGAGGAGGAAGTAAGCGGATACCAAGAAAGAATATTAAGAACTTTTTAGGGAAACCTATTATTTCCTATTCTATTGAAGCAGCATTAAAAAGCAATCTTTTTGATGAAGTCATGGTCTCAACAGATGATGACGAAATAGCAATAATTTCTAAGAGTTTTGGCGCAAAGGTTCCATTCATGAGAAGCTATGAAAATGCTAATGATTTTGCAACAACTGTGGATGTTCTTATTGAAGTTATTAATCAATATGAAGAAAAAGGAATTATATATGAAAATATATGTTGTATATATCCAACAGCTCCTTTTGTTTCTGACACAATCTTACTCAAAGCAAAAAATCTGTTAGAATCACAAGATTACGATGCAGTTTTTCCAGTACTTCAATATAGCTTTCCTATTCAACGTGCAATGAGAATAAATCCTAATGGGGAAATTAAAATGATTCGACCCGAGTATATGGCGAAACGCTCTCAGGATTTAGAAGCTACTTTCCATGATGCAGGGCAATTTTATTTTTTAAAGGTTCTAGAATTGAAAAGGCATAATAAGCTTTGGACGGATAATACTAGTTGTATTGTGATAGATGAATTGAAAGCACAGGACATAGATACTGAGACAGATTGGAAATTAGCGGAACTTAAGTATCAATTAATGCAAGATGATGAAAAAGAGAATTCTATTTAG